A window of Blautia argi genomic DNA:
TATGACAGATACCTTAGGACGTATGCATTCTGATGCTCAGTTTGCAGGTTCTTCTTCTGTACCGGCTCATGTTGAGATGATGGGTCTTATCGGCGCAGGTAACAACCCGATGGTTGGTATGACTGTAGCTGTAGCTGTAGCTGTTGAAGAAGCAGCAAAAGAAGGCAGATTCTAAGAAATATCGTATTTTCAAGGAATGTTCAGTGTAATAATTCTGTAAAATCCTTGTGAATCTTGCTGTGTAATACACAAATTTAAAACTAATAAAAAAGCTATATCGGAGTCAATAAGATTTCCGGTATAGCTTTTATTTTAAAGTACTAAGAAAAGGGTAATAGTTCTTGTAACTTGGATATAGAACTCTCATACTCATATATATATATGAATTTACAGTTTCGATATATTCTTTATACGCTGACTCATCTTTTAGTTTATTTGTGCTAAGAACCAATTCCAAATCATGCACAAAATCTTCACAAGTTAATTTTGACTCCTCTTGGGTTTGAATTTCTTGCGTTATTCCATATCTGCCTTCACAATTACCGGCAAATTCGTTTATAGAGGCATCATCTGATTTGACGCGAAATGGACTATTAAAATCTTCTTTAATATTATTAAAATCCTGTCTGAATTGTTTCATAATATTGGTGTTCCCACTTGGCACACTAAATCCTCCTATTTTATAAAAAGAACTGTTTTAACTTTAGAACTTGTTTGTCCCGGCAAAACGTTGTATAATACTTCTAAGAATGGTCTTTAAAAGACCACGGATACAGAAATTCTGTATAGATTATCTAATGATAACGGAGGAAGAAAACATGAACGTATTAGTAGTAAACTGCGGAAGTTCATCACTGAAATTCCAGTTAATCAATTCCGAAACAGAAGCCGTAGCAGCAAAGGGTCTGTGCGAGCGTATCGGAATTGACGGAAGACTGGTTTATCAGCCAACAGGCGGAGAAAAGGAAACAACAGAAGCACCTATGCCAACCCATACAGAGGCTATCAAAATGGTTCTGGACGCTTTGGTAAATCCAAAAACAGGTGTATTAAAAAGCTTAGATGAGGTAGAAGCCATTGGACACCGTGTACTTCACGGCGGTGCAAAAATTTCTGATTCCTGCATTATTGATGACGAGGTTATCTCTGTTATTGAAGAATGCTGCGATTTAGGACCTCTGCACAACCCTGCAAACTTAATGGGTATCCGCGCATGTATGGAATTAATGCCTGGAAAACCAAACGTAGCAGTATTTGACACTGCTTTCCATCAGACAATGCCGGAAAAAGCATATATGTATGCAATTCCATATGAATATTATGAAAAATACAAAGTTCGTAAATATGGCTTCCACGGAACTTCTCACAGATTTGTTTCCAAAGAAACCATTAAATTCCTGGGCTTAGATCCGGACAACTCCAAGGTAATTGTTGCACACTTAGGAAATGGTTCTTCTATCAGCGCTGTTGTAAACGGCAAATGTGTAGATACTTCTATGGGTCTTACTCCACTGGAAGGTCTGGTAATGGGAACACGTTCCGGTGACCTGGATCCGGCTGTATTAGATTTCATTTGCAAAAAAGAAAACATTGACGTTACAGAAATGTAAACATTCTGAATAAGAAATCCGGTCTTTTAGGACTTTCCAAAGGACTTTCCAGTGATTTCCGTGACTTAAATGAAGCAAGAGAGCAGGGAAATGAAGATGCAAAACGTGCTGTAGATTGCCTGTGCTACAGAATTATCAAATACATCGGCTCCTATGCAGCAGCAATGAACGGTGTAGACGCTATTGCCTTTACCGGCGGTATTGGTGAAAATGCAATTCCTGTAAGAGAAGCAGTTGTAAAAGGACTGAGCTATCTGGGAATTACTCTGGACGAAGAAGCAAATCAGACAAGAGGAGAAAACAAAATTATCTCCACACCGGATTCCAAAGTAACCGTAGCAATCGTTCCTACAAACGAAGAATTAGCTATCTGTCAGGAAACAGCAGAATTAGTTAAAAAATAATGGTTGACAAACCATACAATCCTATGTATAATTTACAAGGTGTGATTAGGAGACTATTATGCTAATTGATTTATCAGAAATTTTATCCCTGGAAGGAAAGACGCAGGTTCATGAAGCACCTGTTTCCATGGATTCCTTTCAATCAAAGCTGGGAAGTTTCCCGGTTATGAAAAAGGAACCGATTTCCCTGACAATTACCAATACAGGAAAAAAGGTTCTGAAAATAGAAGCAAAAGGTAGTATTACTGTCAGCATTCCCTGTGATAAGTGTTTAAAGGACGTTCCCACTGAATTTGATATAGACTTTGAACAGGAAATCGATATGCAGGCTTCAAAGGAAGACAGGATAAAAGAACTTAGATGAAATTAATTATGTCACAGGTTGCAGCCTGGACGTAGAGCAGTTAGTGCATAATGAGATTTTAATCCATTGGCCTTTAAGGGTTCTATGTAAAGAGGACTGCCTGGGGATCTGTCCCAAATGCGGGAAGGATTGGAATGAAGGCTCCTGTGACTGTGATCAGTCTAGCCCTGACCCCAGAATGGCGGTAATCAGTGATATATTTAGCAAATTTAAGGAGGTGTAACCTATGTCCATCTGTCCAAAGAATAAATCTTCTAAAGCAAGAAGAGATAAAAGAAGAGCAAACTGGAAAATGAGTGCTCCGAATTTAGTAAAATGCAGCAAATGTGGCGCATTAATGATGCCTCACAGAGTTTGTAAAGCTTGCGGTTCTTACAACAAGAAAGAAATCGTTCAGGTAGAAGAAGCTTAAAAAAATGCAGTGAAATGGGGGGATTTTCATAGGGAAATCCCCTATTTTATTTCCTGAAAATGTGGTATTTACCAATCTTATATCAATTAAAAGAAGAGAAAATTTTTTACGAATCATGATTAGGGAGATGGCATAATGTCATCTCCTTTTGTAAAATAATAGCATATTTAATCGGTACCCAATTAGAAATATAGTAGAAGAATTAATATTTTTGTAATATTTTAAAGGAAAAACTTGCGGTTTTTGAAAAAATAAGTTAATATATGTGAGGGAGTAAGAATTGCAAGGAGGTAATCATAACGTGAAAAATAAATGGTTGAAGAAAACAATGCTCTTTCTGGCTCTGAGTTGCCTTACCTTTTCTGTGACCGGGTGCAAGGCAGAGCATCTTTTTGATAAGGTTCTGGAAAAAACAGATTCCAAAGAGAGTAAGGAAGAGAAACCAGAGGAAGTTCAGGAAACAGAACCCAAGGTTGAGGTGGCAAAGCCAGAGTTTACTGCAAATTTAAGCGGTTCTGT
This region includes:
- a CDS encoding YceD family protein codes for the protein MHNEILIHWPLRVLCKEDCLGICPKCGKDWNEGSCDCDQSSPDPRMAVISDIFSKFKEV
- a CDS encoding DUF177 domain-containing protein; this encodes MLIDLSEILSLEGKTQVHEAPVSMDSFQSKLGSFPVMKKEPISLTITNTGKKVLKIEAKGSITVSIPCDKCLKDVPTEFDIDFEQEIDMQASKEDRIKELR
- the rpmF gene encoding 50S ribosomal protein L32, whose protein sequence is MSICPKNKSSKARRDKRRANWKMSAPNLVKCSKCGALMMPHRVCKACGSYNKKEIVQVEEA